From Acinonyx jubatus isolate Ajub_Pintada_27869175 chromosome E2, VMU_Ajub_asm_v1.0, whole genome shotgun sequence:
tctctctctacctcccttttataaggacactccTGGTGACATTTAGGGCCCACACAGATACTCTCCCTATCTCAAGTTCCTTAACTtacacatctgcaaagaccctttttcccaATCAGGTaccatattcacaggttccagcaATTAGAACGTAGGTATCTTTTGTGGTTATTGGGGGCTGTATACCTtcagacccccccccaccccgattcTTTTTGTggatttctcctttattctttaccctcccctgcttattcttatttctctgctccttctttgGGGACCAGTCCCCCAGtatctttgcttgttttttataCTTTATCACTGATTTCCTGTTTGCTGATCCATCTTTCCCCCCCCCACATCCTGCATGAAATTACAATCCATGGGTTAGAAACAAATCCAGAGACACCTCTTATACTAGGTGGGTCTCCTTCATCCCATCCTCTCCCTCTAATACATATCCAGTAATTCAgtattttggatttctttcagacTGGAAGAATACACTTGAAAAGGAAGAGTCAGCTTCTAAAGAGGATACTGCTGTGGAAGAACCATTCCacaacacagaaatgaaatgctGCATACAGGAGGAGGGCCCCTGGTTGGTAACATTGGGAGGAAGGCAGGATTGGAGGGACCAGCTAAGGGAGCACCAGGAAGACCCTTTGAGTCAAACGATACTCACCCCAGAAAGACCGTTTGCTCACGGGAAACATTGTGAGCCTGACCTTGGGGGAAGTTACCTGAATTTAAGCCTTCTACCTCCAACATTACCCACAAGAGCACATTTCCATACACTTGAGTCACAggttaaaaaattgaaacagaatTCAGTTTTCATTAATCATGAGAAAGGCTGGGCTGATCTGAAGCCCCATGAAAATCACCAAAGTCCTAGCACCTTCTATCAGAGCATTTCCTTGAATAAATTTACAAATGTTGAAACGAGAAATAAAAAGCCTTATGAACATACTGTCAGTAGTGACTCTTTCAACTATGATACCTCCCTTCAATACCATAATAGAATTTTTTCAGCAGAGAGCAGCGATGACTGTACAGACTATAGAAACATCATTAATCATAGCATGTCTATGAATGAACACAAACCAATGCATTTTAGAGAACTCCAGTATGAGTGTGACAAATGCCTTGTACAAACTGTGATAAGTGGTCCTGAAGAAGCACCATTTAGATGTGAGGAGGAATGTAATACCTTCCATGAGGCGTCATCTTTTACTGACTGTGACATCATTCAGACTGGAAAGAAGCCACATGCATGTAATCAATGTGGAAAATCTTTCAGCTGTTGCTCTAAGCTTGTTGTACACCAGAGAACACACACTGGAGAAAAGCCCTATGAATGTTCTCTGTGTGGGAAGTCTTTCAGCCAGAGCTATGACCTTGTTGTACACCAGAGAAcccacactggagagaagccctatgaatgtaACCAGTGTGGGAAATCCTTCACCCAGAGTTCCAAACTTATTAGGCATCAGCGAACTCACACCGGAGAAAAACCATATAAATGTCATGAATGTGGAAAATCTTTCAGGTGGAACTCTAACCTTATTGTAcaccagagaattcatactggagagaaaccttatgagTGTGGTCATTGTGGAAAGTCCTTCAGCCAAAGTTCTGACTTTGTTGCACACAAAAGgactcacactggagagaaaccctatgaatgtaaccAGTGTGGAAAGTCCTTCATTAGAAGCACTCAGCTTATTAGGCATCTGcgaattcacactggagagaaaccatataAATGCAATCAGTGTGATAAAGCTTTCACTGGGAGCTCTCACCTTATTGAGCATCAGAgaactcatactggagagaaaccttttgAATGTAAtcagtgtgggaaagcctttgcTGGGAGCTCTCACCTTCTTTCACATCAGAGAATTCATTCTGGAGAGAAACCATACGAATGTAATGACTGTGGGAAATCTTTTCGGCAGCGATCACAGCTTGTTGTGCACCAGCgaatccatactggagagaaaccttatgagTGTAGTCATtgtggaaaagctttcagccAGAGATCTCCCCTTATTGTGCATCAAAGAACACACATTGGAGACAAGCCGTATCAGTGTAACATGTGTTTTAAAGCCTTCAGTCAGAAGTCACGCCTTATTGAACATCAGAGAACACATACTGGAGAAAAGCCCTATGAATGTATTgactgtgggaaagcctttaatGATCGGTCCACTCTTACAAAACACGAGAGGACACACACTGgcgagaaaccctatgaatgtaatcaTTGTGAAAAGGCCTTTAGTCAGCGATGTCAACTTACTAggcatcagagaattcatactggagaaaaaccctatgaatgtaacgAATGCGGG
This genomic window contains:
- the ZNF544 gene encoding zinc finger protein 544 isoform X4 codes for the protein MRHSERSENTMGLGLGLVPKPPVSFKDVAVTFTREEWGQLDPAQRTLYRNVTLETCSHLAFLGLLLSKPAVICWLEQGQDPWRAEHGPPRDWKNTLEKEESASKEDTAVEEPFHNTEMKCCIQEEGPWLVTLGGRQDWRDQLREHQEDPLSQTILTPERPFAHGKHCEPDLGGSYLNLSLLPPTLPTRAHFHTLESQVKKLKQNSVFINHEKGWADLKPHENHQSPSTFYQSISLNKFTNVETRNKKPYEHTVSSDSFNYDTSLQYHNRIFSAESSDDCTDYRNIINHSMSMNEHKPMHFRELQYECDKCLVQTVISGPEEAPFRCEEECNTFHEASSFTDCDIIQTGKKPHACNQCGKSFSCCSKLVVHQRTHTGEKPYECSLCGKSFSQSYDLVVHQRTHTGEKPYECNQCGKSFTQSSKLIRHQRTHTGEKPYKCHECGKSFRWNSNLIVHQRIHTGEKPYECGHCGKSFSQSSDFVAHKRTHTGEKPYECNQCGKSFIRSTQLIRHLRIHTGEKPYKCNQCDKAFTGSSHLIEHQRTHTGEKPFECNQCGKAFAGSSHLLSHQRIHSGEKPYECNDCGKSFRQRSQLVVHQRIHTGEKPYECSHCGKAFSQRSPLIVHQRTHIGDKPYQCNMCFKAFSQKSRLIEHQRTHTGEKPYECIDCGKAFNDRSTLTKHERTHTGEKPYECNHCEKAFSQRCQLTRHQRIHTGEKPYECNECGKVFSYITSLIQHEKIHGRETLNNQDGKAHCETFIRHQVTKV
- the ZNF544 gene encoding zinc finger protein 544 isoform X5, translated to MEARSQPVPSQVMFQPPVSFKDVAVTFTREEWGQLDPAQRTLYRNVTLETCSHLAFLGLLLSKPAVICWLEQGQDPWRAEHGPPRDWKNTLEKEESASKEDTAVEEPFHNTEMKCCIQEEGPWLVTLGGRQDWRDQLREHQEDPLSQTILTPERPFAHGKHCEPDLGGSYLNLSLLPPTLPTRAHFHTLESQVKKLKQNSVFINHEKGWADLKPHENHQSPSTFYQSISLNKFTNVETRNKKPYEHTVSSDSFNYDTSLQYHNRIFSAESSDDCTDYRNIINHSMSMNEHKPMHFRELQYECDKCLVQTVISGPEEAPFRCEEECNTFHEASSFTDCDIIQTGKKPHACNQCGKSFSCCSKLVVHQRTHTGEKPYECSLCGKSFSQSYDLVVHQRTHTGEKPYECNQCGKSFTQSSKLIRHQRTHTGEKPYKCHECGKSFRWNSNLIVHQRIHTGEKPYECGHCGKSFSQSSDFVAHKRTHTGEKPYECNQCGKSFIRSTQLIRHLRIHTGEKPYKCNQCDKAFTGSSHLIEHQRTHTGEKPFECNQCGKAFAGSSHLLSHQRIHSGEKPYECNDCGKSFRQRSQLVVHQRIHTGEKPYECSHCGKAFSQRSPLIVHQRTHIGDKPYQCNMCFKAFSQKSRLIEHQRTHTGEKPYECIDCGKAFNDRSTLTKHERTHTGEKPYECNHCEKAFSQRCQLTRHQRIHTGEKPYECNECGKVFSYITSLIQHEKIHGRETLNNQDGKAHCETFIRHQVTKV
- the ZNF544 gene encoding zinc finger protein 544 isoform X2, coding for MTLVEETVRTFEGRALPSEDPCPLHNSFFRYEEEMEARSQPVPSQPPVSFKDVAVTFTREEWGQLDPAQRTLYRNVTLETCSHLAFLGLLLSKPAVICWLEQGQDPWRAEHGPPRDWKNTLEKEESASKEDTAVEEPFHNTEMKCCIQEEGPWLVTLGGRQDWRDQLREHQEDPLSQTILTPERPFAHGKHCEPDLGGSYLNLSLLPPTLPTRAHFHTLESQVKKLKQNSVFINHEKGWADLKPHENHQSPSTFYQSISLNKFTNVETRNKKPYEHTVSSDSFNYDTSLQYHNRIFSAESSDDCTDYRNIINHSMSMNEHKPMHFRELQYECDKCLVQTVISGPEEAPFRCEEECNTFHEASSFTDCDIIQTGKKPHACNQCGKSFSCCSKLVVHQRTHTGEKPYECSLCGKSFSQSYDLVVHQRTHTGEKPYECNQCGKSFTQSSKLIRHQRTHTGEKPYKCHECGKSFRWNSNLIVHQRIHTGEKPYECGHCGKSFSQSSDFVAHKRTHTGEKPYECNQCGKSFIRSTQLIRHLRIHTGEKPYKCNQCDKAFTGSSHLIEHQRTHTGEKPFECNQCGKAFAGSSHLLSHQRIHSGEKPYECNDCGKSFRQRSQLVVHQRIHTGEKPYECSHCGKAFSQRSPLIVHQRTHIGDKPYQCNMCFKAFSQKSRLIEHQRTHTGEKPYECIDCGKAFNDRSTLTKHERTHTGEKPYECNHCEKAFSQRCQLTRHQRIHTGEKPYECNECGKVFSYITSLIQHEKIHGRETLNNQDGKAHCETFIRHQVTKV
- the ZNF544 gene encoding zinc finger protein 544 isoform X1, which codes for MTLVEETVRTFEGRALPSEDPCPLHNSFFRYEEEMEARSQPVPSQVMFQPPVSFKDVAVTFTREEWGQLDPAQRTLYRNVTLETCSHLAFLGLLLSKPAVICWLEQGQDPWRAEHGPPRDWKNTLEKEESASKEDTAVEEPFHNTEMKCCIQEEGPWLVTLGGRQDWRDQLREHQEDPLSQTILTPERPFAHGKHCEPDLGGSYLNLSLLPPTLPTRAHFHTLESQVKKLKQNSVFINHEKGWADLKPHENHQSPSTFYQSISLNKFTNVETRNKKPYEHTVSSDSFNYDTSLQYHNRIFSAESSDDCTDYRNIINHSMSMNEHKPMHFRELQYECDKCLVQTVISGPEEAPFRCEEECNTFHEASSFTDCDIIQTGKKPHACNQCGKSFSCCSKLVVHQRTHTGEKPYECSLCGKSFSQSYDLVVHQRTHTGEKPYECNQCGKSFTQSSKLIRHQRTHTGEKPYKCHECGKSFRWNSNLIVHQRIHTGEKPYECGHCGKSFSQSSDFVAHKRTHTGEKPYECNQCGKSFIRSTQLIRHLRIHTGEKPYKCNQCDKAFTGSSHLIEHQRTHTGEKPFECNQCGKAFAGSSHLLSHQRIHSGEKPYECNDCGKSFRQRSQLVVHQRIHTGEKPYECSHCGKAFSQRSPLIVHQRTHIGDKPYQCNMCFKAFSQKSRLIEHQRTHTGEKPYECIDCGKAFNDRSTLTKHERTHTGEKPYECNHCEKAFSQRCQLTRHQRIHTGEKPYECNECGKVFSYITSLIQHEKIHGRETLNNQDGKAHCETFIRHQVTKV
- the ZNF544 gene encoding zinc finger protein 544 isoform X7, which produces MFQPPVSFKDVAVTFTREEWGQLDPAQRTLYRNVTLETCSHLAFLGLLLSKPAVICWLEQGQDPWRAEHGPPRDWKNTLEKEESASKEDTAVEEPFHNTEMKCCIQEEGPWLVTLGGRQDWRDQLREHQEDPLSQTILTPERPFAHGKHCEPDLGGSYLNLSLLPPTLPTRAHFHTLESQVKKLKQNSVFINHEKGWADLKPHENHQSPSTFYQSISLNKFTNVETRNKKPYEHTVSSDSFNYDTSLQYHNRIFSAESSDDCTDYRNIINHSMSMNEHKPMHFRELQYECDKCLVQTVISGPEEAPFRCEEECNTFHEASSFTDCDIIQTGKKPHACNQCGKSFSCCSKLVVHQRTHTGEKPYECSLCGKSFSQSYDLVVHQRTHTGEKPYECNQCGKSFTQSSKLIRHQRTHTGEKPYKCHECGKSFRWNSNLIVHQRIHTGEKPYECGHCGKSFSQSSDFVAHKRTHTGEKPYECNQCGKSFIRSTQLIRHLRIHTGEKPYKCNQCDKAFTGSSHLIEHQRTHTGEKPFECNQCGKAFAGSSHLLSHQRIHSGEKPYECNDCGKSFRQRSQLVVHQRIHTGEKPYECSHCGKAFSQRSPLIVHQRTHIGDKPYQCNMCFKAFSQKSRLIEHQRTHTGEKPYECIDCGKAFNDRSTLTKHERTHTGEKPYECNHCEKAFSQRCQLTRHQRIHTGEKPYECNECGKVFSYITSLIQHEKIHGRETLNNQDGKAHCETFIRHQVTKV
- the ZNF544 gene encoding zinc finger protein 544 isoform X6; its protein translation is MEARSQPVPSQPPVSFKDVAVTFTREEWGQLDPAQRTLYRNVTLETCSHLAFLGLLLSKPAVICWLEQGQDPWRAEHGPPRDWKNTLEKEESASKEDTAVEEPFHNTEMKCCIQEEGPWLVTLGGRQDWRDQLREHQEDPLSQTILTPERPFAHGKHCEPDLGGSYLNLSLLPPTLPTRAHFHTLESQVKKLKQNSVFINHEKGWADLKPHENHQSPSTFYQSISLNKFTNVETRNKKPYEHTVSSDSFNYDTSLQYHNRIFSAESSDDCTDYRNIINHSMSMNEHKPMHFRELQYECDKCLVQTVISGPEEAPFRCEEECNTFHEASSFTDCDIIQTGKKPHACNQCGKSFSCCSKLVVHQRTHTGEKPYECSLCGKSFSQSYDLVVHQRTHTGEKPYECNQCGKSFTQSSKLIRHQRTHTGEKPYKCHECGKSFRWNSNLIVHQRIHTGEKPYECGHCGKSFSQSSDFVAHKRTHTGEKPYECNQCGKSFIRSTQLIRHLRIHTGEKPYKCNQCDKAFTGSSHLIEHQRTHTGEKPFECNQCGKAFAGSSHLLSHQRIHSGEKPYECNDCGKSFRQRSQLVVHQRIHTGEKPYECSHCGKAFSQRSPLIVHQRTHIGDKPYQCNMCFKAFSQKSRLIEHQRTHTGEKPYECIDCGKAFNDRSTLTKHERTHTGEKPYECNHCEKAFSQRCQLTRHQRIHTGEKPYECNECGKVFSYITSLIQHEKIHGRETLNNQDGKAHCETFIRHQVTKV
- the ZNF544 gene encoding zinc finger protein 544 isoform X3, with protein sequence MSAHGGHPRPTSSPSPCCPIPPSQRPQCMMIQVMFQPPVSFKDVAVTFTREEWGQLDPAQRTLYRNVTLETCSHLAFLGLLLSKPAVICWLEQGQDPWRAEHGPPRDWKNTLEKEESASKEDTAVEEPFHNTEMKCCIQEEGPWLVTLGGRQDWRDQLREHQEDPLSQTILTPERPFAHGKHCEPDLGGSYLNLSLLPPTLPTRAHFHTLESQVKKLKQNSVFINHEKGWADLKPHENHQSPSTFYQSISLNKFTNVETRNKKPYEHTVSSDSFNYDTSLQYHNRIFSAESSDDCTDYRNIINHSMSMNEHKPMHFRELQYECDKCLVQTVISGPEEAPFRCEEECNTFHEASSFTDCDIIQTGKKPHACNQCGKSFSCCSKLVVHQRTHTGEKPYECSLCGKSFSQSYDLVVHQRTHTGEKPYECNQCGKSFTQSSKLIRHQRTHTGEKPYKCHECGKSFRWNSNLIVHQRIHTGEKPYECGHCGKSFSQSSDFVAHKRTHTGEKPYECNQCGKSFIRSTQLIRHLRIHTGEKPYKCNQCDKAFTGSSHLIEHQRTHTGEKPFECNQCGKAFAGSSHLLSHQRIHSGEKPYECNDCGKSFRQRSQLVVHQRIHTGEKPYECSHCGKAFSQRSPLIVHQRTHIGDKPYQCNMCFKAFSQKSRLIEHQRTHTGEKPYECIDCGKAFNDRSTLTKHERTHTGEKPYECNHCEKAFSQRCQLTRHQRIHTGEKPYECNECGKVFSYITSLIQHEKIHGRETLNNQDGKAHCETFIRHQVTKV